TTAGTGAGCTTCAGACCATAAAGCATGGGGCCACCACCAGAGCACATTGAAAATTTACACATATGAACATGGTTTACGTGTTTTTGAGGGGACAAATCTAACCAGATGACAAAGTTTACTATTTGGATCACTCGGTTGGAAGtatatatctttatataattgGGGTTACTAATCACTTTCGCACACGTCTTGGTTAGTAAGCGTGATTACTATCAGGCGTCCTGTCATATACTTACAATGATTAATATTCAAGTgccagaaagaaaaagaatgattaAGACTTAATTCTTTTTGTGTGGCTGTCTTGTTACTGATTTACTACgttatttgtttattaatattatatccTAAAATATAAGTTCGCCGTCTACTCATTTTATAAAAACGAAAGTTagtatctctttcttttcttaagaGTACTTTGTTACATGACGATGAGGTCATGTGATAAGTgttatagaaagaaaagataatacACCAGAATGCATGTAAGATTTTCTCCTTTACAGACCTACTGTTAACGAGAGCGAAGCTATACAGAAGGCTACAGACTAGAGTAGACTTAAGCtcgaaccttttttttttaatttttgtaacAAAGAGGGCTAACgcccaaacaaaaagaaagcaactaAGCGCTAAAGAAACGGGGCCTGGAAAGACCACAGGCATTAGCAGCGAGAATATCCACAAGGAAGGTTGGCACCTTGTCAAAAATCTGCAGACCATtatcaaactcaaaactctTATCAGCCAAGGCATTCGCAGCACAGTTCTGTTCACGAAAGATGTGACTAACTGAGCAATTCCAGTCAGCTCTCATCTTTAATTTGCAACAATTAATGATGCTGAAGAGGGGAAGCTCGAACTTTTTTTCACTTCATACAAGTTTTAGTTTTGGACAAATTTCAACCCATCATGGTCAAGCCAGCTTTGGTCGTGATAACAGGTCACGGCATCCAACAGCAACCCAATAACAAGCATCCTCTATgtccaatattgagtccattGCCTCCAATGAGGGGTTATTATAATTCCCTTAACTACAGGCTAGTACGCGTAGGGATAGGGCCTTGCTTTTTGTTTACTACTTTGGCATACCTCTTATCTACTGTGGTTGAATTCAAAGAATTTATGAGCCATGCTAAAGAGAATAGCTCACTTGTATAACATCAACGGTTAACAGCTACCTACACGTGTACGACTAATCAAATTAGGATCTTCGTCTCGATAGCATCTTTGTAGGAGATAGGTAGAGCTTTCTTGATCCCAGATAGATGAACCTAATCAGCCAGTAGAAGAATCGTAGAAGTAGTAGACTAGTGAACTCGTTGGACATTTCTAGAGCTAGATCGTTTGAAGGTGAatcactttaaaaatatatctTGACCTTGAGATTGTAGACACAAGACTACTTTTGTGGTGAATTCATGACAACCTTTTTGCATATTTGGGGATCATCCATTGGGTGCAGAGAATCCTTACACTTGAGGGTAGTTATTTGGTTAGGAAAGTTTTTAAAGTAGATTAAGGCCTCGTAACTTTTGCTTTCAGTTGTCTAGTCCTTATCCTTGAACAAATTCACTTTTTCTGTGGCATTATGGTTGTCGAGGGTTCACTATCACTTTGATTTGATGTTATTATAAGGGCAATTAGTTTCATTAACACGAAATGGTATCTAAAAGAACTGATAGGGTTTTCTAAAAAACTTTCAACTATAGTCAAATGAATGCAAAACTAATTGAAACTCCTCTTATTTGTACTGGAAGAAGGCGCATCTGGGTGTGAATTAAAAATAGAGGCGAAAGTGTTGggattcaaaatttcacaTTGGGAAAATATCGTATCTTTACGAGCTCTTGGGCACCATTTCCTTACAAGTCGGTTACCCATGAGCTCTTCACAACGGGAAGAGTGAATGGAGTTGTGGATCAACAGGCAAGTAGCTCAGACTTCCAATTGCAGGGATGTGATACGCACTACAGCCCAACCATAATTTGAAGTCCCATTCTATTAAAGGTCTAAAGTTGCCTTGAAGCCCAAATCTATAATACAACAAGAGTCCACACACagggaattttaaaattgcttCAATACAATGAGTCAATACTGCTCATCTCAGAATTTAATTGGAAAAAGAACAACACAATAACGTATTtctgaaaaattatttaagaagATGGCATAAACCTGAACCCCATACATGAAACCGACATGGTCTTCTGCATCTGGACAACATCTCAGCATGATGAACCCCTCTATTCCTGATAATATCAAGGGCAGCGCTGCAGAGGCTAACAGGATGATAAACAAGGGGGTAAAATATGATTAtgctttcttttataatttaatccTGATGTTACAAGAGAAATTCATTACAATGTACAGCTTGTGGGTTCTCTCTCTGAACTTCGTTACGATGATACAGCTTGCAGTTCCTCACTCTGATTGTCAGGTGTAACTTTTTCAGCATCAGGGAGGCTCTTTAACACCTTAAATGATAGAATATCATTAGTCATCCTTATGGTGACAGCCTCTAATTAATCACAGATAAAGAAGATTTTAAGTTTTGATAATTAACTAACCTCATACAGATGCCATGATGTGAATGCATCAATAGCAGCATACTCCAACTGCTCCTTTGATAAAAACTTGGCCTCCCAGTTTCCCAATCtaattttgttgggtttcaAAAGCTGCAATGTTTTGAAACATTAACAGGAATTCCTACCTAAACTTATGAACCAGCTACAAAAACCACTAATTAGGTTACTGGTCAAATTCCAGTGGACCGCTGGAGCAACGAAAACAATTACATTATAATCCAGCACAATTCAGGCTAATAGACAGATCCAGTAACAGACAATAGTTTAGGCAGAGCAGACACTACTGGGATTCCTTCTCTTTAGTAGTTTTGCTGAGATTTCCAAGAACCAGTAGTAATTAGAAGCAACAAAGAATAGTGGAAGgcagagaaaaacaaaaagattacCTGTTTGCATATTAGCTTCTCAGTAAGAGATGCAAGACCCCAGTTCTGCAGACCTCCACCAAGCTTTCGTTTAGCTAGATATTTAAGATCTTCAACAGCTTTAGTAGAGACATTATAGTCTTTAAAAACCTTAACAGAATCACCGGCAATGCCAAGTCCAACCTGTGCCATGGATCACATATTATATTAGAATAATGTATTGTAAGATCCAGATAGAAACATTTCGTGTATCTGGGTGGCAGATGTAGTAAGTCTGTACAATATATGTTATCGACCTTCAAAATTGATGCATCTTCGAGAAGTAACTGCAGACTTTGAGGAATCCCAGAATGAACAATATGCATCACGTGACAACAACTTGTGTCTACACATATCTGCATAACCGCAGCCTTCCTAGGTGGAACACCTGCATTTTAGGCTTTCCCAATGATGAAATCCAGCAAGTCTAAGTTGATGTATTTattcataaaacaaaactGAACCCCACTCCAAGAATAATGAATAACAACCTCATGTTTAATCGGATAAATCCATCATAGAAATGGTTCATAAGCCATTCGGCCAAAAAGGTCAAAGGGGAACATTTATGACATACATTTGCCAGAAACATGTTGAAAAGCATATGGAAAAGACAGAGCAACAAATGACGAATAAACAACAGAGAATATAAAAGAATGAAACATCAACAGCCAAAACACTATACATATTTTAGTATTCCCTAAGAAAGCCGAGATTTTCAAATgcataaaatacaaaaaaggaTCTGGAATCCTCCTCTGCCTTCCGGATAAATTATCGTCATGATTTATCAAAGACCAAAGTTATAATCCAAATGGCCCCCCCTCACGCCTTCCagtcaaaagacaaaaaaaaagaaaaaatcaaaggtCTTGAATCCCCATCTGCTTTTAAAGTTATATTGAAATATCTATTATTTCACTGTTTCACAAGGGGGGAAGTTGCAATCAAGGCCAAAATGTAACTGAACCAATAAAAACTTGGCTCTAGCTTGTTGCTGGCCCTAACTAATTTTGCACACCAGTTCCCTCTATCCGTATAGAATATTCGGATATTATTCTTCCAATATACAGCTATtttcaaacaagaaaagccTTCATCCCATTCTAAATCTAGAGATAGAAAGAGAGAATAGTTTTCTTAGGGACAAGAGGAAACAGTTCTTTAGCACCATAGTAAAGCTGATTGTTTTAAGTTATCAGtctttacattttttttagcacaataataataatgataaagttatcttaaaaaatgaaaaaataagcTGGAGATCTACTCTTGGTGGGAACCAGTCTCTTCCTTCTTGGCCTATAGCTGTAGAAGTCTAAACAATAGGAAAGTAGGAAGGATGGAGAAGGTGGAGAGTTGGTTTCCGAAAATGACCACCTtgaaagaagaggaggaggaagtgTGCGTAGAGAGTCAGAGAGAATGCATCAAGTTTGAGAGAATTAGACAAATCTAACACCAACCTCTTTGGAATGTGGGTCTCCACTCAATGTCAAATCCAACTGCAGTTTGGCCcgcttctttttcctttgct
The window above is part of the Prunus dulcis chromosome 1, ALMONDv2, whole genome shotgun sequence genome. Proteins encoded here:
- the LOC117616199 gene encoding LOW QUALITY PROTEIN: Werner Syndrome-like exonuclease (The sequence of the model RefSeq protein was modified relative to this genomic sequence to represent the inferred CDS: inserted 2 bases in 1 codon), translating into MEKKSQSLENKSRSTKTILSESELDDEPFTEEDLQAIEAAFEAATSSSLPKKRRSSPDDDSDGDDKTQQHHCRIARRRLPSSVLALQXPNAFSLSPCRQANIRMRYPVMKFGGQITYSRTAVQVEKAAMEVLNIIEAKEKEAGQTAVGFDIEWRPTFQRGVPPRKAAVMQICVDTSCCHVMHIVHSGIPQSLQLLLEDASILKVGLGIAGDSVKVFKDYNVSTKAVEDLKYLAKRKLGGGLQNWGLASLTEKLICKQLLKPNKIRLGNWEAKFLSKEQLEYAAIDAFTSWHLYEVLKSLPDAEKVTPDNQSEELQAVSS